A window of Longispora fulva contains these coding sequences:
- a CDS encoding GMC family oxidoreductase, which produces MTNEYDYVVVGSGSAGAAVAARLSEDPSRKVLLLDAGPDFPVVEETPTDILDGSAMSMDKHDWHYRADINDGRKIRFPRGKITGGSSAVGATIALRGTPNNFEEWVAAGNPAWSWNDVLPFYRRLEDDLDYGDTDVHGAGGPIPVRRWPADELTGVQQAFLESSLKAGFTEVADHNNPTASGVGPIPSNRRDTTTRFSSAMGYLPAARQRENFSVRAGVTVNRVLFDGVKAIGVELSTGNGTTEAVHARHVVLSAGSINSPAILLRSGIGPAADLGWLGTDVRVDLPGVGDNLIDHPRTGAFMVPKPGTFSQNDPFLQTIIRTTAEGSSEFNDMQYYMVNHFDLSLFPELQMLANSPVIFGVMVVHQKPQSRGRMKLTTLDPTVDPSIKLNFLDTEQDIQTLVDGVRNSWKLLNHAGISDLGQSYIVLSDELMEEEEMLRYYVKLSLDSAYHPVGTAKMGPATDETAVVDERLRVHGTENLYIADASVMPEIVNCNTNLTSTMIGERLADWLREN; this is translated from the coding sequence ATGACGAATGAGTACGACTACGTAGTGGTGGGGTCCGGCTCGGCCGGTGCCGCGGTGGCGGCCCGGCTCAGTGAGGATCCGTCCCGCAAGGTACTGCTGCTCGACGCCGGGCCCGACTTCCCCGTCGTCGAGGAGACCCCGACCGACATTCTCGACGGCAGTGCCATGTCGATGGACAAGCACGACTGGCACTACCGCGCCGACATCAACGACGGACGCAAGATCCGGTTCCCGCGCGGGAAGATCACCGGCGGATCCTCCGCCGTCGGCGCCACCATCGCGCTGCGCGGCACGCCCAACAACTTCGAGGAGTGGGTCGCCGCCGGCAACCCGGCCTGGAGCTGGAACGACGTCCTGCCCTTCTACCGCAGGCTCGAGGACGACCTGGACTACGGCGACACCGACGTGCACGGCGCCGGCGGTCCCATTCCCGTCCGGCGGTGGCCGGCCGACGAACTCACCGGGGTCCAGCAGGCCTTCCTGGAGTCCTCCCTGAAGGCCGGGTTCACCGAGGTCGCCGACCACAACAACCCGACGGCCAGCGGCGTCGGGCCGATCCCGTCCAACCGGCGCGACACCACCACCCGGTTCTCCTCGGCCATGGGCTACCTCCCCGCGGCCCGCCAGCGGGAGAACTTCTCCGTCCGGGCCGGCGTCACGGTCAACCGGGTGCTGTTCGACGGGGTGAAGGCGATCGGCGTCGAGCTGTCGACCGGCAACGGCACCACCGAGGCCGTGCACGCCCGGCACGTCGTCCTGTCTGCCGGCTCCATCAACTCGCCGGCGATCCTGCTGCGCTCGGGCATCGGCCCGGCGGCCGACCTGGGCTGGCTGGGAACCGACGTGCGCGTGGACCTGCCCGGCGTCGGGGACAACCTGATCGACCATCCCCGCACCGGGGCGTTCATGGTGCCCAAGCCCGGCACGTTCAGCCAGAACGACCCGTTCCTGCAGACCATCATCCGCACGACGGCCGAGGGCTCCTCGGAGTTCAACGACATGCAGTACTACATGGTCAACCACTTCGACCTGTCGCTGTTCCCGGAGCTGCAGATGCTGGCCAACTCGCCGGTCATCTTCGGCGTCATGGTCGTGCACCAGAAGCCGCAGTCGCGCGGCCGGATGAAGCTGACCACGCTGGACCCGACCGTCGACCCGTCGATCAAGCTCAACTTCCTCGACACCGAGCAGGACATCCAGACCCTGGTGGACGGCGTCCGCAACAGCTGGAAGCTCCTCAACCACGCGGGCATCAGCGACCTCGGCCAGAGCTACATCGTGCTGAGCGACGAGCTGATGGAGGAGGAGGAGATGCTCCGCTACTACGTCAAGCTGAGCCTCGACAGCGCCTACCACCCGGTCGGCACCGCGAAGATGGGCCCCGCCACCGACGAGACGGCGGTGGTCGACGAGCGCCTGCGGGTGCACGGCACCGAGAACCTCTACATCGCCGACGCGTCGGTGATGCCGGAGATCGTCAACTGCAACACCAACCTCACCTCGACGATGATCGGTGAGCGTCTGGCCGACTGGCTCCGGGAGAACTGA
- a CDS encoding CRTAC1 family protein has product MIGERVRRLVPGIAAVLLAASLFSVVTSQVAVAGKDEAAQKYKFQELPIAFPAGYDAVPKATVRVVNPAYEHIKAWVSSVGAGIALNDFTGHGKANSLCIVDTRTNQVVVTYAPTAPAADQFAPFVLNPAPLPIDNTMAPMGCTPGDFNLDGRMDLLVTYWGRVPIMFLAKTGVTTLSNDAYCPEELTPQASPDGKYHGPRWNTNAVAVNDFDGDGKPDIIIGNYFPDSDVLDPTGLYNVSMNNGLSTARNGGGSHVMRWLKATSGDMPTATFVEDHDAIPYEVSTGWTLAISSADLTGRGVPEVYVANDFGHDHLLHNISTPGRIRFTPVIGERTPTTPKSFVLGLDSFKGMGVDFGDINRKGRFDMVVSNITTSWGLEESNFAFMNDATDNAKMLAELDRGVAPFTQKARPMGLAWTGWGWDVKFGDFLNNGNLDVVQTEGFVKGDINRWPWLQELAMTNDNMLSNPGMWPKAGPGDDLAGSQPIAFYAKNSDGVYVNIAEQLGLAVPIPTRGVATADTTGTGTLDFAIARQWGPPAFYANKSPNLGRSLDLRLYRPATQTAGTAAGAPTSLGVPAYGATVMVKLPDGTCQITQVDGGGGHGGKRSFEVHVGLGGVSGPVDVEIQWRDLNGTLRKSSQKLTAGTHTQVLTDTAQEVENR; this is encoded by the coding sequence GTGATTGGTGAACGTGTACGCAGATTGGTACCGGGAATCGCCGCGGTGCTCCTGGCGGCCTCCCTCTTCTCGGTGGTGACGAGCCAGGTGGCGGTCGCAGGCAAGGACGAGGCCGCGCAGAAGTACAAGTTCCAGGAGTTGCCGATCGCCTTCCCCGCCGGCTACGACGCCGTGCCGAAGGCCACGGTCCGGGTCGTGAACCCCGCCTACGAGCACATCAAGGCGTGGGTCTCCTCGGTCGGCGCGGGCATCGCGCTCAACGACTTCACCGGGCACGGCAAGGCCAACAGCCTGTGCATAGTGGACACCAGGACCAACCAGGTCGTGGTGACGTACGCGCCCACCGCGCCGGCGGCCGACCAGTTCGCGCCGTTCGTGCTGAACCCGGCCCCGCTGCCCATCGACAACACCATGGCCCCGATGGGCTGCACCCCGGGGGACTTCAATCTCGACGGCCGGATGGACCTCCTGGTCACCTACTGGGGCCGGGTGCCGATCATGTTCCTGGCCAAGACCGGGGTCACGACGCTGTCCAACGACGCGTACTGCCCCGAGGAGCTCACGCCGCAGGCGTCGCCCGACGGCAAGTACCACGGTCCACGGTGGAACACCAACGCCGTGGCGGTCAACGACTTCGACGGTGACGGCAAGCCCGACATCATCATCGGGAACTACTTCCCCGACTCCGACGTGCTGGACCCGACCGGCCTCTACAACGTGTCGATGAACAACGGTCTGTCCACCGCCCGCAACGGCGGCGGCAGCCATGTCATGCGCTGGTTGAAGGCCACCTCCGGCGACATGCCGACCGCGACGTTCGTCGAGGACCACGACGCCATCCCGTACGAGGTGTCGACCGGCTGGACGCTGGCGATCTCGTCGGCGGACCTCACCGGACGCGGCGTCCCCGAGGTGTACGTCGCCAACGACTTCGGCCACGACCACCTGCTGCACAACATCTCGACCCCCGGGCGGATCAGGTTCACCCCGGTGATCGGCGAGCGGACCCCGACCACCCCGAAGTCCTTCGTCCTCGGACTCGACTCCTTCAAGGGCATGGGCGTCGACTTCGGCGACATCAACCGCAAGGGCCGCTTCGACATGGTGGTCAGCAACATCACCACCTCGTGGGGCCTGGAGGAGAGCAACTTCGCCTTCATGAACGACGCCACCGACAACGCCAAGATGCTCGCCGAGCTCGACCGCGGCGTAGCGCCGTTCACCCAGAAGGCCCGCCCGATGGGCCTGGCGTGGACCGGCTGGGGCTGGGACGTCAAGTTCGGCGACTTCCTCAACAACGGCAACCTCGACGTCGTGCAGACCGAGGGGTTCGTCAAGGGTGACATCAACCGGTGGCCGTGGCTGCAGGAACTGGCCATGACCAACGACAACATGCTGTCCAACCCGGGAATGTGGCCGAAGGCCGGCCCCGGTGACGACCTCGCCGGCAGCCAGCCGATCGCCTTCTACGCGAAGAACTCCGACGGGGTCTACGTGAACATCGCCGAGCAGCTCGGGCTCGCGGTGCCGATCCCCACCCGGGGCGTGGCCACCGCCGACACCACCGGCACCGGCACCCTCGACTTCGCCATCGCCCGCCAGTGGGGACCGCCGGCGTTCTACGCCAACAAGTCCCCGAACCTCGGCAGGTCGCTCGACCTGCGGCTGTACCGCCCGGCGACCCAGACGGCCGGCACCGCGGCCGGCGCGCCGACCTCGCTCGGAGTCCCGGCCTACGGCGCCACGGTCATGGTCAAGCTGCCCGACGGCACCTGCCAGATCACCCAGGTCGACGGCGGCGGCGGCCACGGCGGCAAGCGCAGCTTCGAGGTGCACGTGGGGCTGGGCGGCGTCAGTGGCCCGGTCGATGTCGAGATCCAGTGGCGTGACCTCAACGGCACGCTGCGCAAGTCCAGCCAGAAGCTCACGGCCGGCACGCACACCCAGGTGCTGACCGACACCGCGCAGGAGGTCGAGAACCGATGA
- a CDS encoding enediyne biosynthesis protein, with amino-acid sequence MTYVVESKKTAGDLIPASAPPVGKTKPKPDPRYLALRNFAMSISVFNIFGYTLLGFEQPWLWPILSVLIGYTAEIVFEVISSWAQRRPPRFLGRGMRGMYEFLLPAHITALAANMLLYANDMYLPIAFAVIVGVIGKHALQAPIAGRMRHFMNPSNFGITMALVCFGSWISIAPPYQFTENANTFFRIMIPIIIVTAGTVINALLTKRTSLIVGWLGGFAIQAFIRHWIWDVQLFSALGVMVGVAFVLFTNYMISDPGTTPTKPLNQFMFGSSVAMVYGVLMVFNVVYTLFFAVVVVCGVRGAGWWIAHLRKRSRERQLGTAEAVSA; translated from the coding sequence ATGACGTACGTTGTCGAATCCAAGAAGACGGCCGGGGACCTTATCCCGGCCAGCGCGCCACCCGTGGGCAAGACCAAGCCCAAGCCCGACCCGCGCTACCTGGCGCTGCGCAACTTCGCCATGTCGATCAGCGTCTTCAACATCTTCGGGTACACCCTCCTCGGGTTCGAGCAGCCCTGGCTGTGGCCGATCCTGTCCGTGCTCATCGGGTACACCGCTGAGATCGTCTTCGAGGTCATCAGCTCCTGGGCCCAGCGGCGCCCGCCGCGCTTCCTCGGCCGCGGCATGCGCGGCATGTACGAGTTCCTGCTGCCCGCGCACATCACCGCGCTCGCGGCCAACATGCTGCTCTACGCCAACGACATGTACCTCCCGATCGCGTTCGCCGTCATCGTCGGCGTCATCGGCAAGCACGCGCTGCAGGCCCCGATCGCCGGCCGGATGCGGCACTTCATGAACCCGTCGAACTTCGGCATCACCATGGCCCTGGTGTGCTTCGGGTCCTGGATCAGCATCGCCCCGCCGTACCAGTTCACGGAGAACGCGAACACCTTCTTCCGGATCATGATCCCGATCATCATCGTCACGGCGGGTACCGTCATCAACGCCCTGCTGACGAAGCGCACCTCGCTCATCGTCGGCTGGCTCGGCGGCTTCGCCATCCAGGCCTTCATCCGGCACTGGATCTGGGACGTGCAGCTGTTCTCCGCGCTCGGCGTCATGGTCGGTGTGGCCTTCGTGCTGTTCACCAACTACATGATCAGTGACCCGGGCACCACCCCGACCAAGCCGCTGAACCAGTTCATGTTCGGCTCCTCGGTGGCCATGGTGTACGGCGTTCTCATGGTGTTCAACGTCGTCTACACCCTGTTCTTCGCCGTCGTCGTGGTCTGCGGCGTGCGCGGCGCGGGCTGGTGGATCGCACACCTGCGCAAGCGGTCCCGGGAACGCCAGCTGGGCACGGCCGAGGCGGTGAGCGCGTGA